One window of the Bos mutus isolate GX-2022 chromosome X, NWIPB_WYAK_1.1, whole genome shotgun sequence genome contains the following:
- the LOC102282561 gene encoding LOW QUALITY PROTEIN: small ribosomal subunit protein uS10-like (The sequence of the model RefSeq protein was modified relative to this genomic sequence to represent the inferred CDS: inserted 1 base in 1 codon; substituted 1 base at 1 genomic stop codon) has product MAFKDTGKTPLEPEVAIHWIRITLSSHNVKSLEKVXDLIXSESKEKNLKMKGPVHMPTETLRITIRKTPCGEGSKTWDRFQMRIHKRLIDLRSPSEIGKQISSISTEPGVEVEVTIADA; this is encoded by the exons ATGGCCTTTAAAGATACCGGCAAGACTCCTCTGGAGCCAGAGGTGGCCATTCATTGGATTAGGATCACCCTCTCCAGTCACAACGTGAAGTCTCTGGAGAAGG ttgatctgatctgatcagagtctaaggaaaagaatctcaaaatgAAAGGACCAGTTCACATGCCTACCGAGACTCTGAGAATAACTATAAGGAAAACTCCTTGTGGTGAAGGTTCTAAGACTTGGGATCGATTCCAAATGAGGATCCACAAGCGACTCATTGACCTGCGCAGCCCTTCTGAAATTGGCAAGCAGATCAGTTCCATCAGTACTGAGCCAGGAGTCGAGGTGGAAGTCACCATTGCTGATGCCTAA